The uncultured Treponema sp. genomic interval ATGATAAGGGAATGTCGAGATAAGCAGAGACAGGCAGAACAGGAACGGGATCATGCACTCTCCCATCAGAAAAAAGTAGAGATACCGGTTGAAAAGCCGGTACTCTATCAAAAGTGTGGGAATTGTAACCAGACAGCTTATCTGAGAGCTAAGGAAAAGTATGATATGCAGAGAGAAAAACTTTCAGGCAGATATAAAGCAAAAACAGTCCTGTATGAAGCATTGATGTTTCTGCTGATATGGTATTCCGCATCAACTACTCTTTTTCAGATGATACGGTCAAAGGTATTTATTTCTGATTATGGAAGATTCTTTGATACAATCGCAACTTTTATACAGACCATTGCTGGCTGGATTGTACTGACAGGAAAGAATGTGGCACAGATTAGTGATGGAATATCTAATCCTGTCATTGCCGGAATTATATACTGGCTGATAAGAATACTGATCTGCGGTGGATGTCTGGTGGGTGCGGGAATACTTTTAGCGTTCATCGGAATAAAGATTGCAGAGCTATATAAGAAGTGCTGTTGGGATATGATTACTATAATGGTGATACTTATAAGCATGGCAATAGCAATCTATTTCGGGGATTGGATAAAGGCAGTATTGCCAATCAATCTGCTATTTCTCTTGTTGGTTGTACAACTGGTGTATGTTGGAATCAGGTGGTATGTAAAGGGATGGCGGGAAGCCAGAGGATATTTTTAAC includes:
- a CDS encoding DUF6040 family protein produces the protein MIRECRDKQRQAEQERDHALSHQKKVEIPVEKPVLYQKCGNCNQTAYLRAKEKYDMQREKLSGRYKAKTVLYEALMFLLIWYSASTTLFQMIRSKVFISDYGRFFDTIATFIQTIAGWIVLTGKNVAQISDGISNPVIAGIIYWLIRILICGGCLVGAGILLAFIGIKIAELYKKCCWDMITIMVILISMAIAIYFGDWIKAVLPINLLFLLLVVQLVYVGIRWYVKGWREARGYF